A genomic window from Sporosarcina sp. Marseille-Q4063 includes:
- a CDS encoding plastocyanin/azurin family copper-binding protein, protein MGNYELFILGSLGLLTLFVVTLAINWKKTLRNMHGMMISMFFGMNVGLTAGVLLGVTYQGDLYSSTILSMVIGVLAGSLCGFCFGILPVLEGVMAGLMGGMMGAMVGEMINVNQSINLIQIFLFLSISTIFVMAILKTSKKTKIENKRWLLKPLLLSIFIAVYFIAGNSLAEENEKMMNSETQHSEHSPTSNNTEELNTNSQVIDIETVEMKYSKNEVIVEKDKPVTLTLKNLDTVEHDIEIKTSSFNKIKGSKHNHGGDNNLLHLHAAPKKTETLTFTVTESGVYEFYCTIPGHKESGMIGRFIVS, encoded by the coding sequence ATGGGGAACTATGAATTATTCATATTAGGTTCGCTTGGTTTGTTAACACTTTTTGTCGTTACATTAGCGATAAATTGGAAGAAAACATTACGAAATATGCACGGAATGATGATTTCAATGTTCTTTGGAATGAATGTCGGTTTGACTGCTGGCGTTCTGTTAGGTGTAACTTATCAAGGAGATTTATATTCTTCGACAATACTATCCATGGTTATAGGTGTACTTGCAGGTTCCTTATGCGGGTTTTGTTTCGGGATACTCCCCGTGTTAGAAGGAGTAATGGCTGGGTTGATGGGCGGCATGATGGGGGCAATGGTTGGCGAAATGATTAATGTAAACCAGTCAATCAATTTGATACAGATATTTTTATTTCTGTCCATTAGTACAATTTTTGTTATGGCCATTTTAAAAACTTCAAAAAAAACTAAAATAGAAAATAAACGGTGGTTATTAAAACCGCTCTTACTTTCAATTTTTATCGCAGTGTATTTTATAGCTGGAAATTCATTGGCGGAAGAGAACGAAAAAATGATGAATTCGGAAACACAACATAGTGAGCACTCACCGACAAGTAATAATACAGAGGAACTTAATACGAATAGTCAAGTTATTGATATAGAAACGGTTGAAATGAAATACTCGAAAAATGAAGTTATTGTTGAAAAGGATAAACCAGTCACATTAACTCTCAAAAATCTAGATACGGTTGAGCATGACATTGAAATCAAGACTTCCTCCTTTAACAAGATAAAGGGATCCAAACATAATCATGGGGGAGATAATAACTTGTTACATTTGCATGCAGCACCTAAAAAAACGGAGACTCTAACATTTACTGTAACTGAATCTGGCGTCTATGAATTTTATTGTACTATTCCTGGACACAAGGAATCAGGGATGATTGGACGATTTATTGTAAGTTAA
- a CDS encoding redoxin domain-containing protein → MSKPTVNMVLTVLIIGILILIANSKQETKGPIDTIVVGAESTTIGYESGLENGKTPPDFELLTLSGDVIKLTDYKGQKVVLNFWASWCGPCKAEMPHMQNYYENHKDSANVEIIAVNMTTEERGLVSIEKFVDAYGLTFPIPLDNDGEVMDKYRIMTIPTTYMISTDGTIKQKIIGPMDEKTIKELVDNLD, encoded by the coding sequence GTGAGTAAACCGACTGTAAATATGGTATTAACTGTTTTAATTATCGGCATACTGATCTTGATCGCTAATTCAAAACAGGAAACAAAGGGGCCAATCGATACAATTGTTGTTGGGGCGGAAAGTACGACGATTGGGTACGAATCAGGACTTGAAAATGGAAAGACTCCACCTGATTTTGAACTCCTCACGCTTTCAGGTGACGTAATAAAACTGACGGACTATAAAGGACAAAAAGTTGTTCTAAATTTCTGGGCGTCGTGGTGCGGTCCGTGTAAGGCGGAAATGCCGCATATGCAAAATTACTATGAAAATCATAAGGATTCTGCAAACGTAGAAATCATTGCAGTTAATATGACTACGGAAGAGCGAGGGCTCGTGAGCATCGAGAAATTTGTCGATGCGTATGGGCTAACATTTCCGATTCCGCTTGATAATGATGGTGAAGTAATGGATAAGTATAGGATTATGACAATTCCTACGACGTATATGATTAGCACAGACGGGACAATTAAGCAAAAGATTATTGGGCCGATGGACGAAAAAACGATAAAAGAACTTGTTGATAATCTTGATTAA
- the spoIIP gene encoding stage II sporulation protein P, with amino-acid sequence MKKSLKIWSSLIFILFIIPIILEQIPSAIPKDVAVVPIDEQKIVYAANIFETESEVQTDMRALLYNTHSHEAFEPITQKHDGKIAVSHQEVNIMALSEKVKTQLEFNGVGTDIIDVDVTAEMNKVGIPYHKSYDVVRPYVQKALNDAVYDIILDIHRDSLKADRTTVTYKGEKFAQVVFVIGGDHANFKLNQELAEKMMFEMEQIVPNITKNIVFKSGHGVDGKYNQDLHERLILVEIGGIGNDEAELNRTSVVLAEAVFQTLISEAQSTK; translated from the coding sequence ATGAAAAAGTCGTTGAAAATTTGGAGTTCACTCATCTTCATCCTTTTTATTATACCTATCATTTTAGAACAGATTCCAAGTGCAATACCAAAAGATGTAGCAGTTGTTCCAATTGATGAGCAAAAAATAGTTTATGCAGCAAATATCTTCGAAACGGAATCTGAAGTACAAACAGACATGCGTGCCCTTTTATACAATACTCATTCACATGAAGCATTTGAACCTATCACTCAAAAGCATGATGGGAAAATTGCGGTTTCCCATCAGGAAGTGAATATTATGGCTCTCAGTGAAAAAGTAAAAACCCAATTGGAGTTTAATGGAGTGGGGACGGATATTATTGATGTTGATGTTACGGCAGAAATGAATAAAGTAGGGATTCCGTATCATAAATCGTATGATGTCGTTCGGCCATATGTACAGAAAGCCTTGAACGATGCGGTTTACGACATTATACTCGATATTCACCGGGACTCACTTAAAGCGGATAGGACAACAGTCACTTATAAGGGGGAAAAGTTTGCGCAAGTCGTTTTTGTTATCGGGGGTGACCACGCTAATTTCAAATTGAATCAAGAACTGGCTGAAAAAATGATGTTTGAAATGGAACAGATAGTGCCGAATATAACAAAGAATATCGTATTCAAATCAGGTCATGGGGTGGATGGAAAGTATAATCAGGACCTTCATGAGCGGCTTATTCTCGTTGAAATAGGTGGTATTGGTAATGATGAAGCGGAACTGAACAGGACATCAGTCGTACTTGCGGAAGCTGTTTTTCAGACGTTAATAAGTGAAGCGCAGTCTACAAAATAA